Part of the Gigantopelta aegis isolate Gae_Host chromosome 15, Gae_host_genome, whole genome shotgun sequence genome is shown below.
gtgtgtatgtgtgtgtgtatgtgtgtgtgtgtatgtgtgtgtgtatgtgtgtgtgtgtatgtgtgtatgtgtgtgtgtatatgtatgtgtatgtgtatgtgtatgtgtgtgtatgtgtgtgtgtgtgtatgtgtgtgtgtgtacgtgtttgtgtatgtgtgtgtgtgtatgtgtgtttatgtgtgtgtatgtgtgtgtatgtgtgtgtgtgtatgtgtgtgtgtgtgtacgtgtctgtacgtatgtgtgtgtgtatgggtgtgtatgtgtgtgtatctgtgtgtgtgtatatgtgtgtgtatgtgtgtgtgtgtgtgtgtgtatgtgtgtatgtgtgtgtgtgtgtttgtgtgtgtgtatgtgtgtatgtgtgtgtatgtgtgtgtgtgtatgtgtgtgtgtatgtgtgtgtgtgtgtaagtgtgagtatgtgtgtgtctgtgtgtgtgtgtgtatgtgtgtgtgtgtgtctgtgtgtgtgtgtgtatgtgtgtgtgtgtgtatgtgtgtgtgtctgtgtgtgtgtgtgtatgtgtgtgtgtctgtgtgtgtgtatgtgtatgtaagtgtgtgtatgtgtctgtgtgtgtatgtgtgtgtatgtgtgtgtatgtgtgtgtgtctgtgtgtgtgtgtatgtgtgtgtgtgtgtgtgtgtgtgtgtgtctgtgtgtgtgtctgtgtgtgtgtgtctgtgtgtgtgtgtgtatgtgtgtgtgtgtctgtgtgtctgtgtctgtgtgtgtatgtgtgtgtgtgtgtatgtgtgtgtgtatgtgtgtgtgtgtgtgtatgtgtgtgtatgtgtgtgtgtgtatgtgtgtatgtgtgtgtatgtgtatgtgtatgtgtgtgtgtatgtgtgtgtatgtgtgtgtgtgtgtgtgtacgtgtgtgtacgtgtgtgtgtgtgtgtatgtgtgtgtgtatgagtgtgtgtgtatgtgtgtgtgtatgtgtgtgtgtgtatgtgtgagtgtgtgtgtgtgtgtgtgtctgtgtctgtgtgtgtgtgtatgtgtgtgtttgtgtatgtgtgtgtgtatgtgtgtgtgtgtatgtgtgtgtgtatgtgtgtgtgtgtgtgtctgtgcgtgtgtgtgtgtgtttgtgtgtgtgtgtctgtgtgtgtgtatgtgtgtgtgtctgtgtgtgtatgtgtgtgtgtgtgtctgtgtgtgtgtatgtgtgtgtatgtgtgtgtgtatgtgtgtgtctctgtgtgtgtgtgtatgtgtgtgtgtgtgtgtgtatgtgtgtgtgtatttgtgtatgtctgtgtgtgtgtgtctgtgtgtgtgactgtgtgtgtttgtgtatgtgtgtctgtgtctgtgNNNNNNNNNNNNNNNNNNNNNNNNNNNNNNNNNNNNNNNNNNNNNNNNNNNNNNNNNNNNNNNNNNNNNNNNNNNNNNNNNNNNNNNNNNNNNNNNNNNNNNNNNNNNNNNNNNNNNNNNNNNNNNNNNNNNNNNNNNNNNNNNNNNNNNNNNNNNNNNNNNNNNNNNNNNNNNNNNNNNNNNNNNNNNNNNNNNNNNNNAGCAAAGTGGGTATagccagaattattttcaaatatttttgaaaattatgtggaacattcaGCTTGATCAAAAATTggccctgttaaaaataaatagggtgcctacactcaaacgtgccctacaggcacaccctccaacagattgcctgcagacaagcttgatttgaatatgtctatggataAGCTTCAAAGAATATCTCATCTTGAAAAATCTCCGTTATAACCTGATCTAAATGTATGTTGCTGGTTTTGTAGATTACTCTAAACTAGTGGTCCGATGGTTACcggactgaaactagggtatgcacctaaaaaataataaatatacaaagttTATTTCTGTTAGTAAatcatttacatttattacattacgtcagccatatggttaaggaccatacgggcgacaggaaacccgctgggcGCGATGCCATAGGTtactctgttcgattagcagaacaggatttttatatgcattgatcccagaccaggatagtaaataccacagcctttgttataacGAGAAATAAGCCCAATGAGTCCAAAcaacgggatcgatcctagaccgaccgcgcatcaggaggGAGCTTTATCATTAAGCTACTTTCCGCCCCTTACCATAATCCAAGTCTAACATCCACTAGTGTGAATCTAAaatgtttgatccagtcaggttggcagtgttataataatcttgatctgagatctgtgactgtgttggttcattgacatggaggtacacgtggtctccgtcaaCACTCGACGGCGTGTTAACATACTGTACAACATTATGTTGTAGATGTACATACGTGTTGCCAGTAGTGTCATCAGTATTATAACGGTTAACATTGTTATTAGCGACGGAAGGGTTAAGATTGGTATCAGCGTTATTAGAGTTAACATCGCTAATGACGTAATCACCATCGCCATCATCACCGGTGTTTTGTTTGCCTTTTGTTCGTTTCTTCctgcaaaatataaacattaaagttagatcatcataatcatcatcattactagcattatcatcagcattgtcatcatcgtcattattaaACTCATTATCATCTCATCAGCAGCACCAGCAGCATAAAAGTCATCATCAACAATAAGCAATAGTATATGATACCAAACGCAGTATAAACGTgtatcaaggaaggaaatgttttatttaacgacgcactcaacacatcttatttacggttatatggcgtcagacatatggttaaggaccacacggatattgagagaggaaacccgctgtcgccacttgtatcttgtatatgcaccatcccgcagacaggatagtacataccacgacctttgttacaccagttagcccaatggatccaccaacagggttcgatcctataccgaccgcgcatcaagcgaacgctttaccactgggctacgtcccgtccctaaaATGAGTCCAAACTCTCAAAACTGTACGGACCTGTGAACCGGACGCCTCATGTCAAGGACACATTACCGATGATTACCAATGAAACACatcatcatattttaaaatgtatatatatatatatatatatatatatatatatatatcattttaagtTATTTCCCTGGTTATGTCCATGCACGTtctcctggacacacacctcaactatttGGACAGTGGGtaaattgttagtggttagtgagagaaaagaccGTATAGTGGCCTTATACGTCTACACTGAACCGCTAACTATCGCTCTGTATGGGTGCCGGTACCATGGTTCGAACCCCGTAAGCCGATGACTTCTAAGACACTACAACGCATTTACATCACATCTAAACTGGAAGTGTCAGTTACCTTATATAAATGATAATCACAACAACCACTACGGCGACTATCAGAACTGCACCAACGGCACCACCTACAGCAGCCGCAactacaagaaaacaaaattgctttATTAATAAGTCTCAAATTTTGCATTATTAGAAAAGAATATACGTATCCAAATATAGACCGACATTAGAGGTTGcaacacaataatatattgtatttaaaagtacgtattgtttaataaaataataataataatgagcattacaacaacaacaacaacaacaaaaacaactatattattattgttattattattactactattattattattattgttgttgttgttgttgttgttgttattgttattgttattattggaTTTGGCGTTTTTGTGATGATTTACCTTTGAATCTTGTTGTTTATGTAGACTATCAGACTATTTAGTACCTGGGAAAGCTTTCGAGTCTGTGTGTATGTTCGTCTTTTCTACAGGAACTGTCGTATCTGATATCTCGGACTTAACCGGCTCTGTTAATGGAGAACTTGTATCTGCATTCTCCGACATGGTTGATTCTCTTCGTGATGAACTCTGTGTTGTGGATCTCTGTGAGGTCGTTTTATCGCCTGACTGGGTTGATCTCGTCATCGAGCTACCGTCTGGCGAATAACACTGAAGTGTCAACGAACCTACAGACGCGAGAAATCAAATGATGATACAGAAACAAATAGCAAGACATGATCGGGCCGGATTTACAACgcttatgtcttacacgcgtgtacctatatacatcaacaatgcttaaacacctgcaaaTAAGAAACACAGACTTCGTAAATTCGGTcctaataatgtttaataagcCGTGATGGAATTTATCAAACAGACACATATATAGTTCATTACaagaataaaattcacaatataaatacaagccatatagataataaaattgtaatgagccACTCTATACTGAGTTATGAGGCACTATTCTCTAAAAGTATATAAAAGACAAATCCAAAAATAACCcaatataaagtaaagtttgttttatttaacgacgccactagagcacattgattttttatcttatcatcggctattggacgtcaaacatatggtcattctgacactgttttttttagaggaaacccgctgtcgccacataggctactcttttacgacaggcagcaagggatcttttatttgcgcttcccacaggcaggatagcacaaaccatggcctttgttgaaccagttatggatcactggtcggtgcaagtggtttacacctacccattgagccttgcggagcacttactcagggtttggagtcggtatctggattaaaaatcccatgcctcgactggaatccgaacccagtacctaccagcctgtagaccgatggcctaaccacgacgccaccgaggccggtcaaataaCCCAATATAGTACCGTAGTTGAAACAACGGCAGCACAAGATATACACAGTTGAAATAGAATACGTATTAAAGTGATTCCCTAGTACTGATTATAAAAGAGATCTTCGATATATAAGAATTTCTGTCAGGCTTTTGAACTGAATATATGCCAATTTCTGTCAAACCTATACAGTCACATATTCGTGCATGTGCACAGCACAGAAGAGAGTCACAGAAGAGAGTCAAATTGACAATGTTTGACAAGGTCGTGACTTGTCACGAAGCACTGTCATGAGCTTTCTTTATAtgtagactgccactccccaggatgaCACACCCTTCAGGCGCGTATGCAGGGTTTGGGTTCGAGTATCGAAACACCCTGCTAAAagcgacacccccccccccccccccccccccggcgaTGCACAATTCTACCCGCGCAACCCCACCCCGCCCCCAATGACCTTTGTGCGGGATTTTAAGTTCGATTCCTAGACATTTATTTCCACACGTTATGTGGACgctatgtttaaaataaattgctcACGAGCTTGTCATACTAACTTGTCTGTCGAAGGTTATCATGGTGGTAGTGATCCAGATAATGTCCATAGCATACATCTAATTTAACAAAcctttttcagaaatacgataTTTTGATGCAAATTAAGACAACTCACAATAATAACCAAAATAATGGCTAAAATTCAATGATTTGATTTGTAATGTAATCATTGCATGTCATCATAaatgcacgcacacgcacacgcacacacacacacacacacacacaaaacataaaaaaaaaacacaaacacacactcggagacagacacacacttacgcagacacaaacacacactcgtCAGTGGTTGGATATAGCTCAGTTAGAAAACACTCCAGTGGGGTGCGCAAGTTGTAGCATCCATTTTCTTATGACAGACTCGTTTTAATCGTGCTCTACGACTATCATATCAGAGTTCATGGTGTAGGCTATTATTGTCTGAAACGTGTTTATAAACGAGCTACTGATGTCAACAAAATTAAGAAGAGCTTGAGTTAGGAGCATGTTTCACCTCAATATGAAGTGTCGTGTTACTGTTagacacacacactttaacaaGACAAAGTAACAATTAATGTTCTAACACGGTGACATTTGTAGCCTGCATATACTTAGCGATCTCAAACACCAAAATTGAGAATATGCGTTTTATCTACGTTGTCAGTTGtgtcataatgaaataaaaataactggtCAAAAATGTACAGTTATACATGCATGTGTCATAAAATATaatcagaatgaatgaatgaatgaatgaatgtttaacgacaccccagcacgaaaaatgcatcggctattgggtgtcaaactatggtaatgcaaacaaatgatgatcaacatcaatataaaaagatttaaataaaaacacagtgtaaagaactgtccAAACATACAACTATCACATATAGATACTGAcgtttactcaaaatttcaatttgtgctgtattggctattctcaaagagaatgttacacccctgcaccacgatgaggttataGCACGCGCAGTGGATAATCGGAAGGAAACGGGCACACACGCGCATGCACATCTACACAAAtactacacacatacattcgAAATGAAGTTTATACCTCCGCCTCCTTTACTGTAGATTTGTAGACAGTAAGTGACGTTAATGGGTGCATTGCTTGTTTCCAGCTCAATCAAATTACTAGATTGAGTAATATTGCGTACAATATTTTCTCCATACCCGACTgaattgttgttatttacacaactataaatcaacttCCTCTGTGTGTTTATAGTTAATGTTGATTCACAGTTCATGTCTGGAAGTTTGACGATAGATATGCCAACCACCGTGTGTTGTGATGCGTAAAGAGAGCAGTTGCAGGTGGTTTCTGTGTTGACTGGTACAAACACGTCAAGAAGTAGTCCGGTAACACCCCCGATGGCTTCATCTTTACACATATGTGCGACTAAAAATAGAATACTAATAAtcatactaaataataataataataataataataataataataataatgacaacaatacattattattgcagcattaatataataattattattaatattaatattattatcattatcattattaacaacTAAAACAATATAACTATAACACTACGtttaatttaaatgaataaaatacgATTTTAAATCTAAATACTACAAACTTACAGAGTACATACAGACTGTTTCAGTATTGAAGCTCACACAAAGTGTCTGTCTTCTATTAGTTCTATTCCCATTGACTCTTGATCTGGTGCAGCTCAGTGGTAATTCACTTGCTTGAAGTATTGGACACATAGGTTTCTCCCCGTCCcaattactggtatatcaaaggcatggTTTGTGAAAGTGTATGTAACATATGACTTACTGCTACTTCCTCTCACAGGGGTCAACGGTTAATTGTATGTGCTTAGCGTGTGCATTGCAATGGTGCAGCCATtaaggaaagccgctgtcgtcgcttcatgggctactcttttcgattagcagcaagggattttttatattcaccatcccacagacagggtagtacataccacggcctttgatataccagtcgtggtgcactggctggaacgagaaatagcccagtgggccaactgacggggatcgatcccacaccgaccggtcatcgagcaagcgctgtaccactgggctacgtcccgcccctttttttttgtttaaaggaaACACCAATGCAAACTAcaagaaaaacaatattatgtttGGTTTGAATCTTTTcgtcaaggggcgggacgtagcccagtggtaaaacgttcgcttgatgcgcgatttgtctgggcccattgagctatttctcgtcgcagccagtgcatcacgattggtatatcaaaggccttggtatgtgctatcatgtatgtaggatggtgcacatgaaagatcccttgctactaatgggaaaatctCTATGATTGTGTtacaattaccatatgtttgaaatccaatagccgattattaataaatcaatgtgctctagtggtgtcgttacacaaataaaattctgttttgtCTTTTCGTCAAAACAAACTGGTTTAAGGGGTACCTGTACGTGGTCGCCTAGAAACCAAACTATAATACAACTCCCATGACCGATTAgtcaacttcgtcgtgacagctGATAGTCTGTTCCTAGCATTACATTATGATACCACTTAAATTAATAAGAGCATTACTTATTCAGTTTCAATAAAACGAACAAATAGTTTTACGTTTGTTATGGAACTAGTATTTGTCTTATTATACCATgtattatatgataatatatatataatctaagGGGCACACGTATTTCATTACATACTTGAATTCTTTGGTACGGATTCAGGGCAGGCCGTGCTAGCTGGAAAGACAAAAGTGAATACACATGTagcatataataaaataaggaCAAACAGTCTATATAGGATCCATTCAACATCACAGAcccataaagaaaataaatagag
Proteins encoded:
- the LOC121389899 gene encoding uncharacterized protein LOC121389899, which encodes MNCESTLTINTQRKLIYSCVNNNNSVGYGENIVRNITQSSNLIELETSNAPINVTYCLQIYSKGGGGSLTLQCYSPDGSSMTRSTQSGDKTTSQRSTTQSSSRRESTMSENADTSSPLTEPVKSEISDTTVPVEKTNIHTDSKAFPVAAAVGGAVGAVLIVAVVVVVIIIYIRKKRTKGKQNTGDDGDGDYVISDVNSNNADTNLNPSVANNNVNRYNTDDTTGNTYVHLQHNVVQYVNTPSSVDGDHVYLHVNEPTQSQISDQDYYNTANLTGSNILDSH